A region from the uncultured Stenotrophomonas sp. genome encodes:
- the pilR gene encoding Type 4 fimbriae expression regulatory protein PilR, whose protein sequence is MTIRVILGYRSGMNVTHSALVVDDERDIRELLVLTLGRMGLRISTAANLAEARELLANNRFDLCLTDMRLPDGNGIELVTEIARDHPRTPVAMITAFGSMDLAVEALKAGAFDFVSKPVDIGVLRGMVRHALELNNAERPARPEPAESASRLLGDSPAMDALRATIAKVARSQAPVYIVGESGVGKELVARTIHDQGARAAGPFVPVNCGAIPGELMESEFFGHKKGSFTGAHADKPGLFQAAHGGTLFLDEVAELPLQMQVKLLRAIQEKSVRPVGAASEVPVDVRILSATHKDLSELVQDGRFRHDLYYRINVIELRVPPLRERREDLPQLAAAILRRLARAQQLPTPLLSPSALDTLAGYAFPGNVRELENILERALALVEDDSIGAGDLHLPAPRHETTAVQAEVATDPDPANAALPSYIEQMERAAIQRALEENRWNRTRTAAQLGITFRALRYKLKKLGMD, encoded by the coding sequence GTGACGATCCGCGTCATCCTCGGCTATCGTTCCGGCATGAATGTGACGCATAGCGCCCTGGTCGTCGACGACGAACGCGACATCCGCGAACTGCTGGTGCTCACCCTCGGCCGCATGGGGTTGCGCATCAGCACCGCCGCCAACCTGGCCGAAGCCCGCGAACTGCTGGCCAACAACCGCTTCGACCTGTGCCTGACCGACATGCGCCTGCCCGATGGCAACGGCATCGAGCTGGTCACCGAAATCGCCCGCGACCACCCGCGCACGCCGGTGGCGATGATCACCGCCTTCGGCAGCATGGATCTGGCGGTGGAGGCGCTGAAGGCCGGTGCCTTCGATTTCGTCAGCAAGCCGGTGGACATCGGCGTGCTGCGCGGCATGGTCCGCCACGCGCTGGAACTGAACAACGCCGAGCGCCCGGCCAGGCCGGAACCGGCCGAGAGCGCCTCGCGCCTGCTCGGCGACTCGCCGGCAATGGACGCGCTGCGCGCCACCATCGCCAAGGTCGCGCGCAGCCAGGCGCCGGTCTACATCGTCGGCGAATCCGGCGTCGGCAAGGAGCTGGTGGCGCGCACCATCCACGACCAGGGCGCGCGCGCGGCCGGGCCGTTCGTGCCGGTCAACTGCGGCGCCATCCCCGGCGAACTGATGGAAAGCGAGTTCTTCGGCCACAAGAAGGGCAGCTTCACCGGCGCCCATGCCGACAAGCCGGGGCTGTTCCAGGCCGCGCACGGCGGCACGCTGTTCCTCGACGAAGTGGCCGAGTTGCCGTTGCAGATGCAGGTCAAGCTGCTGCGCGCCATCCAGGAAAAATCCGTGCGCCCGGTCGGCGCGGCCAGCGAGGTGCCGGTGGACGTGCGCATCCTCTCGGCCACCCACAAGGACCTGTCCGAACTGGTGCAGGATGGCCGCTTCCGCCACGACCTGTACTACCGCATCAACGTCATCGAGCTGCGCGTGCCGCCGCTGCGCGAACGCCGCGAGGACCTGCCGCAGCTGGCCGCCGCCATCCTGCGCCGCCTGGCCCGCGCGCAACAGCTGCCGACGCCGCTGCTGTCGCCCTCGGCACTGGACACCCTGGCCGGCTATGCCTTCCCCGGCAACGTGCGCGAGCTGGAGAACATCCTCGAACGCGCCCTCGCCCTGGTCGAAGATGACAGCATCGGCGCCGGCGATCTGCACCTGCCGGCCCCGCGCCACGAAACCACCGCCGTGCAGGCCGAAGTGGCAACCGATCCCGACCCGGCCAACGCCGCGTTGCCGTCCTACATCGAACAGATGGAGCGCGCCGCAATCCAGAGAGCGCTGGAAGAAAATCGCTGGAACCGCACCCGCACCGCCGCCCAGCTGGGCATCACCTTCCGGGCGCTGCGTTACAAGTTGAAGAAGCTGGGGATGGACTGA
- a CDS encoding Transcriptional regulator/antitoxin, MazE, with amino-acid sequence MTEALLDIKHWGNSLGVRLPAKVARAAHLQAEQRVRVHVEDGRVVIEPLREATPSLSQRLARFDATRHGGEAMACDMQGAERW; translated from the coding sequence ATGACCGAAGCCCTGCTGGACATCAAGCACTGGGGCAACAGCCTCGGCGTGCGCCTGCCCGCCAAGGTGGCGCGTGCCGCCCACCTGCAAGCCGAGCAGCGCGTGCGGGTGCACGTGGAAGACGGCCGGGTGGTGATCGAACCCCTGCGCGAGGCCACTCCCAGCCTGTCACAACGGCTGGCCCGCTTCGATGCAACGCGCCATGGCGGCGAAGCCATGGCCTGCGACATGCAGGGTGCCGAACGGTGGTAG
- a CDS encoding hypothetical protein (Evidence 5 : No homology to any previously reported sequences), with protein MKAWVPNEWGIRLLGSEAHPSAAEKGCRLRGWQWVQGRSLLLMPIQLGLQMPPGFDQAVDVCQAATQVGLVNGVVGKAPCRASPAPTGACGAG; from the coding sequence GTGAAGGCATGGGTGCCAAATGAATGGGGCATCCGCTTGTTGGGAAGTGAGGCTCACCCTTCAGCTGCCGAGAAGGGCTGCCGTCTGCGCGGGTGGCAGTGGGTGCAGGGGCGATCACTGTTGCTTATGCCCATTCAATTGGGCTTGCAGATGCCGCCCGGCTTCGATCAGGCGGTAGACGTTTGCCAAGCCGCGACGCAGGTTGGTTTGGTAAACGGCGTCGTCGGCAAGGCTCCGTGCCGGGCAAGCCCGGCACCTACGGGGGCTTGCGGGGCGGGATAA
- a CDS encoding conserved hypothetical protein (Evidence 4 : Homologs of previously reported genes of unknown function) → MSGSVRSGDDRMFEFRQEQADDGPPADGVAFTVLSVDDDPAFQQSLRMALSDFRFNDSPLRLLTASSSSEAQEVMVAHPDVSAILLDVVMESDDAGLQLVRAVREQLGNAEVRIVLITGQPGMAPMRKTLQQLDVSDYWLKTDLYRERLQGIVTGSLRTWSEIHALARAKRGLQHIVQMGNRLTGQRDLDGFSRQLLHELATLLEMPADGLVCVREDGNGTPPEGVRVIAADGAFATQQGRWLADVDDAMARDLLAEAFATRASVGMPACQMLYLDGDGRVPPLVAYLASERSLDAEEHELLQVFTAHANASLVNVDLTSRLDRVAYRDSLLDIPNGNALRLELQQVLEQPWPSGQSLLVVDLGQYTDGSLALGPEQGDLLLQRMAERLAQLYPPPCRVARLHEGTFAVLGPTTWLALDPVSALEQSEDTGELPFLRVDAARVDLDHYRGGAGGAVAAGLLLVNRIRADGGHGVADYRVEGEQENLQRFLQSRALYRALREDRIGVALQAQVDMDSGAVVGAEVLARWNENGQPVSPAEFIPVAEASGLIVPLGQRVIELTCDALRALEAAGFPEVPLSVNVSPLQLHRREFIDELAATLEKQGIEPRRMELEITEGAVMNDYQAGRELLARLRRSGFGIAVDDFGTGYSSLRYVHSLPVTRLKLDRHFTSEIGEARVESSVADMILALGRRLGLDVVAEGVETREQANWLREHDCPCAQGYLFARPEPLEDFIARMRRQRTGDG, encoded by the coding sequence ATGAGCGGTAGCGTTCGGTCGGGCGATGACAGGATGTTCGAGTTCCGCCAGGAACAGGCAGACGACGGTCCGCCTGCCGACGGTGTCGCTTTTACCGTGTTGAGCGTGGACGACGACCCCGCGTTCCAGCAGTCGCTGCGCATGGCGCTGTCCGACTTCCGCTTCAACGACAGCCCGCTGCGGCTGCTGACCGCGTCCTCCTCCAGTGAAGCGCAGGAGGTGATGGTCGCCCACCCCGATGTCTCGGCCATCCTGCTGGACGTGGTGATGGAGAGTGACGACGCCGGCCTGCAGCTGGTGCGTGCGGTGCGCGAGCAACTGGGCAACGCCGAGGTACGCATCGTGCTGATCACCGGCCAGCCGGGCATGGCGCCGATGCGCAAGACGCTGCAGCAGCTGGATGTCAGCGATTACTGGCTGAAGACCGACCTGTACCGCGAGCGCCTGCAGGGCATCGTCACCGGCTCGCTGCGCACCTGGAGCGAGATCCACGCGCTGGCGCGGGCCAAGCGCGGCCTGCAGCACATCGTGCAGATGGGCAACCGCCTGACCGGGCAGCGCGACCTGGACGGTTTTTCGCGACAGTTGCTGCATGAACTGGCCACGCTGCTGGAAATGCCTGCCGATGGTCTGGTGTGCGTGCGCGAGGACGGGAACGGCACGCCGCCGGAGGGCGTGCGCGTGATTGCCGCCGATGGTGCCTTCGCGACGCAGCAGGGGCGCTGGCTGGCGGATGTCGACGATGCGATGGCGCGCGACCTGCTGGCCGAGGCGTTCGCCACCCGTGCCAGCGTCGGCATGCCGGCCTGCCAGATGCTGTACCTGGATGGCGATGGCCGGGTGCCGCCGCTGGTGGCGTACCTGGCCAGCGAGCGTTCGCTCGACGCCGAGGAGCATGAACTGCTGCAGGTGTTCACCGCCCATGCCAATGCCAGCCTGGTCAATGTCGACCTGACCTCGCGGCTGGACCGGGTGGCCTACCGCGACAGCCTGCTCGACATTCCCAACGGCAATGCGCTGCGGCTGGAGCTGCAGCAGGTACTGGAGCAGCCCTGGCCCAGCGGGCAGAGCCTGCTGGTGGTGGACCTGGGACAATACACCGACGGAAGCCTGGCGCTTGGCCCGGAGCAGGGCGACCTGCTGCTGCAGCGCATGGCCGAACGGCTGGCGCAGCTGTATCCCCCGCCATGCAGGGTAGCGCGGCTGCACGAGGGCACGTTCGCGGTGCTGGGCCCGACGACATGGCTGGCGCTGGATCCGGTCAGCGCACTGGAACAGAGCGAGGACACCGGCGAGCTGCCGTTCCTGCGGGTGGATGCGGCGCGGGTGGACCTGGACCATTACCGCGGCGGGGCCGGTGGCGCGGTGGCCGCGGGCCTGCTGCTGGTAAATCGCATCCGCGCCGATGGCGGGCATGGCGTGGCCGACTACCGTGTCGAGGGCGAGCAGGAGAACCTGCAGCGTTTCCTGCAATCGCGGGCGCTGTACCGCGCGCTGCGCGAGGACCGCATTGGCGTCGCGCTGCAGGCGCAGGTGGACATGGACAGCGGCGCCGTCGTCGGCGCCGAGGTGCTGGCGCGCTGGAACGAGAACGGCCAGCCGGTGTCGCCGGCGGAATTCATCCCGGTGGCCGAGGCCAGCGGCCTGATCGTGCCGCTGGGCCAGCGCGTGATCGAACTGACCTGCGATGCGCTGCGCGCGCTGGAGGCGGCCGGCTTCCCCGAGGTGCCGCTGTCGGTGAACGTGTCGCCGCTGCAATTGCACCGGCGCGAATTCATCGACGAACTGGCGGCCACGCTGGAGAAGCAGGGCATCGAACCGCGGCGGATGGAGCTGGAAATCACCGAAGGCGCGGTGATGAACGACTACCAGGCCGGACGCGAACTATTGGCGCGGTTGCGGCGATCGGGGTTCGGCATCGCCGTGGACGATTTCGGCACCGGCTATTCGTCGCTGCGCTACGTGCACTCGCTGCCGGTGACGCGGCTCAAGCTGGACCGCCACTTCACCTCGGAAATCGGCGAAGCCCGCGTCGAAAGCAGCGTGGCCGACATGATCCTTGCGCTGGGGCGCCGGCTGGGGCTGGACGTGGTGGCCGAAGGCGTGGAAACCCGGGAGCAGGCCAACTGGCTGCGCGAACACGACTGCCCCTGCGCCCAAGGCTACCTGTTCGCGCGGCCCGAACCGCTGGAGGATTTCATCGCCCGCATGCGCCGGCAGCGGACGGGCGATGGCTGA
- a CDS encoding Transcriptional modulator of MazE/toxin, MazF, with protein sequence MVAPKSKTWQPDRQDVIWIDCNPQAGREMRDVHPFLVLSPRAFNERTSLVLGLPMTTAAYNADNPFAVLAGVASGRKAGAPSYVLCHQPKSFDWRVRGARPHPMRRIGDGAFAEVLLVLNQIMQLA encoded by the coding sequence GTGGTAGCCCCCAAGAGCAAGACTTGGCAGCCTGACAGGCAGGATGTCATCTGGATCGACTGCAACCCACAGGCCGGCCGCGAAATGCGCGATGTGCACCCGTTCCTGGTGCTCTCCCCACGCGCCTTCAATGAACGCACTTCGCTGGTGCTGGGGTTGCCAATGACAACCGCCGCCTACAACGCGGACAACCCGTTTGCCGTGCTTGCCGGCGTGGCCAGCGGGCGCAAAGCCGGCGCCCCCAGCTACGTACTTTGCCACCAACCCAAATCCTTCGACTGGCGTGTACGTGGTGCCCGCCCCCACCCCATGCGCCGCATTGGCGATGGGGCATTTGCCGAGGTACTGCTGGTCCTCAACCAGATCATGCAACTGGCCTGA
- a CDS encoding PilT protein domain protein, producing MRLLLDTHVLLWALDNPAKLGRKTRGLIERSEVLVSTASLWEISIKAGLGKLKINPQEVLDAIEPSGFDLLPVQATHAVEVFSLGALHGDLFDRLLVAQAMTEGIPLLTADATLMGYGPSVRLVE from the coding sequence ATGCGCCTGCTGCTGGATACGCACGTGCTGCTGTGGGCGCTCGACAACCCAGCCAAACTGGGCAGGAAAACCCGCGGCCTCATCGAGCGCTCCGAGGTGCTGGTCAGCACGGCCTCGCTTTGGGAAATCAGTATCAAGGCCGGCCTGGGCAAGCTGAAAATCAACCCGCAGGAAGTACTTGACGCCATCGAGCCTTCCGGCTTCGACTTGCTGCCGGTGCAGGCAACACATGCCGTCGAAGTCTTTTCCCTCGGGGCCTTGCATGGGGACCTCTTTGATCGCCTGCTGGTTGCACAGGCAATGACCGAAGGCATCCCCCTGCTCACTGCCGATGCAACCCTGATGGGCTACGGGCCATCAGTTCGTCTGGTGGAATGA
- the pilB gene encoding Type 4 fimbrial assembly protein PilB, which translates to MNAAANLVGITGIARRLVQDGALDEAVARNAMAQAGEAKVPLAQWLADKRLATAAQLAAANAVEFGMPLLDASVFDASHNAMKLVSEELLRKHNVLPLFKRSGKLFIGTSHPTQPLDEIKFHTNLVVEPILVDEDQIRRTLELWLASNDSLADGLGGGDDEGMGDLEVSAGDEDMGGGGDTGVDAKGDDTPVVKFVNKVLVDAIRKGGSDIHFEPYEDDYRVRFRIDGLLKTVAKAPVKLRERIAARLKVMSQLDIAEKRVPQDGRIKLNLSKTKQIDFRVSTLPTLFGEKIVLRILDGSAAKLGIDKLGYEPDQQKLFLEAIHKPYGMVLVTGPTGSGKTVSLYTALGILNDETRNISTAEDPVEIRLPGVNQVQQNNKRGMTFAAALRSFLRQDPDVIMVGEIRDLETAEIAIKAAQTGHMVLSTLHTNDAPQTIARLMNMGIAPYNITSSVTLVIAQRLARRLCGNCRKPVELPENALLAEGFTPEQISQGIHLHEPVGCDACTEGYKGRTGIYQVMPMTDEIATIVLRGGNALDIAEAAQQIGVNDLRQSALLKAAQGITSLAEINRVTKD; encoded by the coding sequence ATGAACGCAGCTGCCAATCTCGTGGGCATCACCGGCATTGCGCGCAGGCTGGTGCAGGACGGGGCGCTGGACGAGGCCGTCGCCCGCAATGCGATGGCACAGGCCGGGGAGGCCAAGGTGCCGCTGGCGCAGTGGCTGGCCGACAAGCGCCTGGCCACCGCGGCGCAGTTGGCCGCGGCCAATGCCGTGGAATTCGGCATGCCGCTGCTGGACGCGTCGGTGTTCGACGCCAGTCACAATGCGATGAAGCTGGTCAGCGAGGAATTGCTGCGCAAGCACAACGTGCTGCCGCTGTTCAAGCGCAGCGGCAAGTTGTTCATCGGCACCAGCCATCCCACCCAGCCGCTGGACGAGATCAAGTTCCACACCAATCTGGTGGTCGAGCCGATCCTGGTGGATGAGGACCAGATCCGCCGCACCCTGGAGCTGTGGCTGGCCAGCAATGATTCGCTGGCCGATGGGCTGGGCGGTGGCGATGACGAGGGCATGGGCGACCTGGAGGTCAGTGCCGGCGACGAGGACATGGGCGGTGGTGGCGACACCGGCGTCGATGCCAAGGGCGATGACACCCCGGTGGTGAAATTCGTCAACAAGGTGCTGGTGGATGCCATCCGCAAGGGCGGTTCGGATATCCATTTCGAACCCTATGAGGACGACTACCGCGTGCGCTTCCGCATCGACGGTCTGCTCAAGACCGTGGCCAAGGCGCCGGTGAAGCTGCGCGAACGCATCGCCGCGCGCCTGAAGGTGATGTCGCAGCTGGACATCGCCGAGAAGCGCGTGCCGCAGGACGGCCGCATCAAGCTCAACCTGTCCAAGACCAAGCAGATCGACTTCCGCGTCAGCACCCTGCCGACGCTGTTCGGCGAGAAGATCGTGCTGCGTATCCTCGACGGCAGCGCAGCCAAGCTGGGCATCGACAAGCTCGGTTACGAGCCGGACCAGCAGAAGCTGTTCCTGGAGGCCATCCACAAGCCATACGGCATGGTGCTGGTGACCGGCCCCACCGGCTCGGGCAAGACGGTGTCGCTGTATACCGCGCTGGGCATCCTCAACGACGAAACCCGCAACATCTCCACCGCCGAGGACCCGGTGGAAATCCGCCTGCCGGGCGTGAACCAGGTGCAGCAGAACAACAAGCGCGGCATGACCTTCGCCGCAGCGCTGCGCTCGTTCCTGCGCCAGGACCCGGATGTGATCATGGTCGGTGAAATCCGCGACCTGGAAACGGCCGAAATCGCCATCAAGGCGGCGCAGACCGGCCACATGGTGCTGTCCACGCTGCACACCAACGACGCGCCGCAGACCATTGCGCGCCTGATGAACATGGGCATCGCCCCGTACAACATCACCTCGTCGGTGACGCTGGTGATCGCCCAGCGCCTGGCGCGGCGGCTGTGCGGCAACTGCCGGAAGCCGGTGGAGCTGCCGGAAAACGCCTTGCTTGCCGAGGGCTTCACCCCGGAGCAGATCAGCCAGGGCATCCACCTGCATGAGCCGGTTGGCTGCGATGCCTGCACCGAGGGCTACAAAGGCCGCACCGGTATCTACCAGGTGATGCCGATGACCGACGAGATCGCCACCATCGTGCTGCGCGGCGGCAACGCGCTGGACATCGCCGAGGCCGCGCAGCAGATCGGCGTCAATGATCTTCGCCAGTCGGCCCTGCTCAAGGCGGCGCAAGGCATCACCAGCCTGGCCGAGATCAACCGCGTCACCAAGGACTGA
- a CDS encoding Signal transduction histidine kinase gives MAEVPRAGFLRRRWQEAWAGVRLQPWRVTLIAAPWLLGLLTALPLLWYETDRVLRVPERQASHDAVQYAAQSMLRWMERLSDDARFLALLTPRLLEDGSQAPLVETYGSFLRAGSDYHKVRWLDAAGHERLRLDQDGGDIRRVPVSALQDKQGRPFFENALALQPGQVHLSPLDLNVENGGIEQPLRPTLRASSPFVLGDGSSGVVVLNLHGRMLLERLREQAQQSGFTLYLVHPEGYWLIGPQASDAWGWQLGHRERNVAAFDPALWRELQQHQAGYWQGWSFSTLETAWGQGEGRLLAHADPTLARLRILVHRVPPQGARWQLILVVFAVLGLCMVAWVVLGQARGLARETAYVQRLRDGNAALALANERLLMAQQELARAERLSSLGLMVAGVAHEMNTPLASAQLALGSLGDAITTLQEQLRTGLRRSEMDAFLANATSACALAGSELRRSAALVQRFKQVAVDRASLERRRFDLAEVLLDADPRLRKGGPVDGVELVLELEPGVAMDSYPGPLGQVVANLFANALLHGCPPGGPGRIVLSARADGPGQVRIDVVDDGQGIAADDLPRIFEPFFTTRRNRGGTGLGLHIVHQIVTEVLGGRVEVHSHRAGTPGDGPAETRFTLYLPCQGPDRTAETP, from the coding sequence ATGGCTGAAGTGCCGCGCGCGGGGTTCCTCCGGCGGCGCTGGCAGGAGGCCTGGGCAGGCGTGCGCCTGCAGCCGTGGCGGGTGACGCTGATCGCCGCGCCGTGGTTGCTGGGCCTGCTGACCGCGCTGCCGTTGCTCTGGTACGAAACCGACCGGGTGCTGCGCGTGCCCGAGCGCCAGGCCAGCCACGACGCGGTGCAGTACGCCGCGCAATCCATGCTGCGCTGGATGGAACGGCTGAGCGATGACGCCCGTTTCCTTGCGCTGCTGACGCCGCGCCTGCTGGAGGACGGCTCGCAGGCTCCGCTGGTGGAGACCTACGGCAGTTTCCTGCGCGCCGGCAGTGACTACCACAAGGTGCGCTGGCTGGATGCCGCCGGCCACGAGCGCCTGCGCCTGGACCAGGACGGCGGCGACATCCGGCGGGTGCCGGTGTCGGCCCTGCAGGACAAGCAGGGCCGCCCGTTCTTCGAGAATGCGCTGGCGCTGCAGCCGGGGCAGGTGCACCTTTCGCCGCTGGACCTGAATGTCGAGAACGGCGGCATCGAGCAACCGCTGCGGCCCACGCTGCGTGCGTCCTCGCCCTTCGTGCTGGGCGATGGCAGCAGCGGCGTGGTGGTACTCAACCTGCATGGGCGCATGCTGCTGGAGCGGCTGCGCGAACAGGCGCAGCAATCCGGCTTCACCCTGTACCTGGTGCACCCCGAAGGCTATTGGCTGATTGGTCCGCAGGCGTCCGACGCATGGGGCTGGCAACTGGGGCACCGCGAACGCAACGTGGCCGCATTCGACCCGGCGTTGTGGCGCGAACTGCAGCAGCATCAGGCCGGTTACTGGCAGGGGTGGAGTTTCTCCACACTGGAAACCGCATGGGGGCAGGGCGAAGGCCGCCTGCTGGCGCATGCCGACCCGACGCTGGCCCGACTGCGCATCCTCGTACACCGCGTACCGCCGCAGGGCGCGCGTTGGCAGCTGATCCTGGTCGTGTTCGCGGTGCTCGGCCTGTGCATGGTGGCGTGGGTGGTGCTCGGGCAGGCCCGCGGGTTGGCGCGCGAGACGGCCTACGTGCAGCGCCTGCGCGATGGCAATGCGGCGCTGGCGTTGGCCAACGAACGCCTGCTGATGGCGCAGCAGGAACTGGCGCGCGCCGAACGGCTGTCCTCGCTGGGCCTGATGGTGGCCGGTGTCGCGCATGAAATGAACACGCCACTGGCCAGCGCGCAGCTGGCGCTGGGCAGCCTGGGCGATGCCATCACCACCCTGCAGGAGCAATTGCGCACGGGGTTGCGGCGCTCGGAGATGGACGCCTTCCTCGCCAATGCGACCAGTGCCTGTGCCCTGGCCGGCAGCGAGTTGCGGCGCAGTGCGGCGCTGGTGCAGCGGTTCAAGCAGGTGGCGGTGGACCGGGCTTCGCTGGAACGGCGGCGTTTCGATCTGGCCGAAGTACTGCTGGATGCCGATCCGCGGCTGCGCAAGGGCGGGCCGGTGGATGGCGTGGAACTGGTGCTGGAGCTGGAACCGGGCGTGGCGATGGACAGCTACCCGGGGCCGCTGGGGCAGGTGGTGGCCAACCTGTTCGCCAATGCCCTGCTGCATGGCTGCCCGCCGGGTGGCCCGGGCCGCATCGTCCTGTCGGCGCGGGCGGACGGCCCGGGGCAGGTGCGCATCGACGTGGTCGATGATGGGCAGGGCATTGCCGCCGACGACCTGCCGCGCATCTTCGAGCCATTCTTCACCACCCGCCGCAACCGCGGGGGCACCGGGTTGGGGCTGCACATCGTCCACCAGATTGTGACCGAAGTGCTGGGCGGACGCGTCGAGGTGCACAGCCACCGTGCCGGTACCCCCGGCGACGGGCCAGCGGAGACGCGTTTCACCTTGTACCTGCCATGCCAGGGCCCGGACCGCACGGCCGAAACCCCGTAG
- a CDS encoding Prevent-host-death family protein: protein MRTAINIHEAKTHLSRLVEQASAGEEIIIAKAGKPMARLVPLAPVVKPKKLGLLQGKVGIAPDFDAPLPADFLISGKQA, encoded by the coding sequence ATGCGCACCGCAATCAACATCCATGAAGCCAAGACCCACCTGTCACGGCTGGTGGAGCAAGCCTCGGCGGGCGAGGAAATCATCATCGCCAAGGCCGGCAAACCGATGGCGCGCTTGGTACCGCTGGCCCCCGTCGTCAAACCCAAGAAGCTCGGCCTGTTGCAGGGAAAAGTCGGGATTGCCCCGGATTTCGATGCCCCACTACCGGCAGACTTCCTGATTTCCGGCAAGCAGGCCTGA